From the genome of Lentimonas sp. CC4, one region includes:
- a CDS encoding PEP-CTERM sorting domain-containing protein, which yields MKIPTLILLSSMTALIASAQTLLVDFTSAGDESAVNNSGFTFSSQDLGTTGVSFDITASAVIPVGGGANGGDIVRLNGGLGSLVENTGSFLNTEAGVSEVLRFTISNVSGLTAGQSIELSALLSQNTRSTSLNQTGGFGGTFGNQADDSVTLTSDTSTVAVINQSDAGSLGSILLLGNDSNDTNTGNTFSHTSAIGNVDFTTYFDLALTDLGANEAVVIQGFDFVVVPEPSTYALLAGLLGLGSVMLRRRR from the coding sequence ATGAAAATCCCCACACTTATTCTACTTTCGTCAATGACGGCATTAATTGCTTCGGCTCAAACGCTTCTTGTTGATTTCACCTCTGCGGGTGATGAAAGCGCTGTTAATAATAGCGGCTTTACTTTCTCATCTCAAGATCTAGGCACGACAGGCGTTTCATTTGATATCACCGCTTCAGCGGTTATCCCTGTAGGGGGAGGCGCAAATGGCGGAGACATCGTTCGGTTAAACGGAGGTTTAGGTTCTTTGGTTGAAAACACTGGATCCTTCCTCAATACTGAAGCAGGTGTCTCAGAGGTGCTTCGATTTACAATCAGCAATGTGAGCGGACTAACAGCAGGCCAGTCGATCGAGCTATCTGCTTTACTGTCCCAAAACACCAGATCTACCTCATTAAACCAGACTGGTGGATTCGGGGGAACATTTGGAAATCAAGCTGATGACAGTGTCACACTCACTTCAGATACCTCTACAGTAGCTGTTATCAATCAATCAGACGCTGGAAGTTTAGGTTCAATTCTTCTACTTGGAAATGACAGTAATGATACTAACACTGGAAACACTTTCAGTCACACCTCGGCTATTGGTAATGTAGATTTCACTACTTATTTCGATCTGGCACTGACTGACCTTGGGGCTAACGAAGCTGTTGTGATTCAAGGTTTTGATTTTGTTGTTGTTCCAGAGCCTAGCACCTATGCATTACTCGCAGGTCTCCTTGGCCTTGGTTCAGTCATGCTCCGTCGCCGCCGATAA
- a CDS encoding response regulator transcription factor, with the protein MTDLKKIDVWIVEDNADYREQLAEELNLDDSVYCSNALGSFEETRELLKRLPPPDALLIDLNLPGTHGLEAIAELKKDYPLVLTMVLTISGQRKTVFDALRAGASGYLLKSEPPETIIKDISELCEGGAPLSSSLVPYVLDSIRKTTQNTDSSANLSGREFEILKLLADGCSRSEIGVKLSVATVTVDYHLRGLYGKLGVRSTTAAVAKAFRSGILS; encoded by the coding sequence ATGACTGACTTAAAAAAAATAGATGTTTGGATTGTTGAAGATAATGCGGATTATCGGGAACAATTGGCCGAGGAATTGAATCTGGATGATTCAGTTTATTGCTCCAATGCGCTCGGCAGTTTTGAAGAGACGCGGGAGTTGCTGAAGCGTCTGCCTCCCCCCGATGCGCTACTGATCGACTTGAATTTACCAGGCACGCATGGCTTGGAAGCGATCGCCGAACTCAAGAAAGATTACCCCTTGGTGCTCACCATGGTGCTCACGATCTCAGGTCAGCGTAAGACAGTCTTCGATGCCTTACGTGCCGGCGCTTCGGGGTATTTGCTGAAGAGCGAGCCCCCTGAGACGATCATCAAAGACATAAGCGAACTCTGCGAGGGGGGGGCACCGTTGAGTAGTTCGCTGGTGCCCTATGTGCTCGATTCGATCCGAAAGACTACCCAAAACACCGATTCGTCTGCAAATCTGAGCGGGCGTGAGTTCGAAATTTTAAAGCTACTGGCCGACGGCTGCAGCCGTAGTGAGATTGGAGTGAAATTATCAGTCGCGACCGTGACGGTGGACTACCATCTACGTGGCTTATACGGCAAACTGGGCGTCCGCTCCACCACGGCCGCCGTGGCCAAAGCGTTCCGCTCGGGGATCTTGAGTTAA